In Chloracidobacterium sp., the following proteins share a genomic window:
- a CDS encoding DUF885 family protein, translating into MMTPERQLVAPFFLGGETILVAYPTDGMTHEQKMMSLRGNNPHFARAVTHHELIPGHHLQGFMAQRFRPYRGDFRTPFNTEGWALYWEFLLWDRGFVKTPEDKIGALFWRSHRAARIIFSLNFHLGNWTPEQCVDLLVNKVGHERDNALAEVRRSFSGDYGPLYQMAYMMGGLQFYQLHRDLVGSKKMTDRHDAILHEGPIPVEMVRAILTKQKLARDFQPSWRYYNLDKN; encoded by the coding sequence ATGATGACGCCGGAACGCCAACTGGTCGCGCCGTTCTTTCTCGGCGGCGAGACGATACTGGTCGCCTATCCGACTGACGGCATGACTCACGAGCAAAAGATGATGTCGCTGCGCGGCAATAATCCGCATTTTGCCCGTGCGGTGACACACCACGAACTCATTCCGGGGCATCACCTGCAAGGGTTTATGGCCCAGCGTTTCAGGCCGTATCGCGGCGATTTCCGGACGCCCTTCAATACCGAAGGCTGGGCGTTGTATTGGGAATTCCTGCTTTGGGATCGGGGATTCGTCAAGACGCCGGAAGACAAGATCGGGGCATTGTTTTGGCGTTCGCACCGGGCGGCCAGGATCATTTTTAGCCTCAATTTTCATCTTGGCAACTGGACGCCCGAACAGTGCGTCGATCTGCTAGTCAACAAGGTGGGCCATGAACGCGATAACGCCCTCGCTGAGGTGCGGCGCTCATTTAGCGGCGATTACGGCCCGCTGTATCAGATGGCATACATGATGGGCGGGCTGCAGTTCTACCAACTCCATCGCGACCTCGTCGGTTCTAAGAAAATGACGGATAGGCACGACGCGATCCTGCACGAGGGGCCGATCCCGGTCGAGATGGTCAGGGCGATATTGACGAAGCAGAAGCTTGCGCGCGACTTTCAACCGAGTTGGCGATATTACAACTTGGATAAGAATTAA
- a CDS encoding DUF885 family protein, producing MRRISVLCVVVAIIVTALSSFVFGQAKADELTAYSEAPSRLRGVIEKFDADYGILTRYYSATASLNRSARLKELYSSYLTLLSKLDFDKLNHDEQIDHILFRSYLEHEIKEQSRFDAQLVEMASLIPFARTISDLEDNRRKLEFADAAKSAALLNDLAKTITDTQRTFENASAANPKRTVANRAARTVGSLRQNLRSWYTFYNAYDPTFTWWCESPYKAADDALGKYQTFITERLVGIKADDKTTIIGDPIGRKALVEELKFEMIPYTPEELVQIANKEFDWCIAEFKKASREMGFGDDYMKAIEAVKQKYVEPGKQPELIKKFAYEAIEYVEKNDLVTVPPLARDAGGWR from the coding sequence ATGAGAAGAATATCGGTCCTTTGTGTTGTCGTAGCGATCATTGTTACGGCACTAAGTTCGTTTGTGTTCGGTCAGGCAAAGGCTGACGAGCTCACGGCCTACAGCGAAGCGCCCTCGCGGCTGCGGGGCGTGATCGAGAAGTTTGACGCCGACTACGGAATCCTGACCCGATATTATTCGGCGACGGCATCCCTGAACAGATCGGCGCGGCTCAAGGAGCTTTATTCTAGCTATCTTACGCTGCTTTCGAAGCTCGATTTTGACAAGCTGAATCACGACGAGCAGATCGATCACATTTTGTTCAGGAGTTATCTCGAGCATGAGATCAAGGAGCAGTCGCGCTTTGATGCTCAGTTGGTCGAGATGGCGTCCTTGATACCGTTTGCCCGGACGATCAGCGACCTTGAGGACAACCGGCGGAAACTCGAGTTTGCCGACGCAGCAAAGTCCGCTGCATTGCTCAACGATCTGGCAAAGACGATCACCGACACTCAGCGAACATTCGAGAACGCTTCCGCGGCGAACCCCAAACGAACGGTGGCCAATCGTGCTGCCCGCACTGTTGGTTCGCTCAGGCAGAATCTGCGTTCGTGGTACACGTTCTACAATGCCTACGATCCGACATTTACATGGTGGTGTGAGTCGCCGTATAAGGCCGCGGACGATGCTCTCGGCAAATATCAGACTTTTATCACTGAGAGACTCGTTGGCATCAAAGCCGACGACAAGACGACGATCATTGGCGACCCGATCGGCCGCAAAGCGCTCGTCGAAGAACTGAAATTCGAGATGATCCCGTACACGCCGGAGGAGCTTGTGCAGATCGCGAACAAGGAGTTCGATTGGTGCATTGCGGAGTTCAAAAAGGCATCTCGCGAGATGGGCTTTGGCGACGACTATATGAAGGCCATCGAGGCCGTCAAGCAAAAGTATGTCGAGCCGGGCAAGCAGCCGGAATTGATCAAGAAATTCGCTTATGAGGCCATCGAGTACGTTGAGAAAAATGATCTCGTCACCGTGCCGCCGCTTGCACGCGACGCTGGCGGATGGAGATGA
- a CDS encoding phosphopentomutase — translation MTESRFRRICLMVLDSAGIGEMPDAAAWGDAGADTLGHIFESRTVNVPNLQRLGLGNITRLKGLAAVDSPTGNYGKCTLKSDGKDTTTGHWEMAGIILKQGFPKFPDGFPPRIINDFVEKARIPGILGNIPASGTEIIKDLGEEHVSTGKPIVYTSADSVFQIAAHEEVVPLDRLYEMCEIARGILRGEDEVARVIARPFVGSNAADFKRTENRHDYAVPPPGGNLLPQLSDAGLDVVCIGKIASIYDGMGVTEDLTAKNNEQTVDQTISALNDDSTGLIFSNFVDFDMLYGHRRDTEGYAAALERFDARLPEIVDAMRDDDLLIMTADHGNDPTYPGSDHTREYVPLLVFGKSAASGVDLGTRQSLSDIGQTIAENFGVRIADGVSFLNEIS, via the coding sequence ATGACAGAATCAAGGTTCCGGCGCATTTGTTTGATGGTGTTGGACTCTGCGGGTATCGGCGAGATGCCGGATGCGGCGGCTTGGGGTGACGCAGGTGCCGATACTCTTGGGCATATCTTTGAATCGCGCACCGTCAATGTTCCCAATCTACAAAGGCTCGGCTTGGGGAATATCACCCGATTGAAAGGGCTCGCAGCAGTTGATTCGCCGACGGGGAATTACGGCAAATGCACGCTGAAATCTGACGGCAAAGACACGACGACCGGCCATTGGGAGATGGCGGGGATCATACTCAAGCAGGGCTTTCCTAAGTTTCCGGATGGATTTCCGCCGCGTATTATCAATGATTTTGTCGAGAAGGCTCGCATCCCCGGGATATTGGGCAATATCCCGGCGAGCGGCACTGAGATCATCAAAGACCTAGGTGAAGAGCATGTAAGTACCGGCAAGCCCATTGTTTACACTTCGGCGGACAGTGTTTTTCAGATCGCCGCCCACGAGGAGGTCGTCCCGCTCGATCGCCTATACGAGATGTGCGAGATCGCCCGCGGCATCCTGCGTGGAGAAGATGAAGTGGCGCGTGTGATCGCACGGCCCTTTGTTGGCAGCAATGCCGCCGATTTTAAGCGGACCGAGAACCGCCACGACTACGCCGTGCCGCCGCCGGGCGGAAATCTGCTGCCACAGCTCAGCGACGCGGGCCTCGATGTCGTCTGCATCGGCAAGATCGCGTCGATCTACGACGGCATGGGCGTAACCGAAGATCTGACCGCTAAAAACAACGAGCAGACCGTCGATCAGACGATAAGCGCGTTAAATGATGATTCTACGGGTCTTATCTTTAGCAATTTTGTCGATTTTGATATGCTCTACGGCCACCGGCGCGACACTGAGGGCTACGCGGCGGCGCTCGAACGCTTCGACGCTCGCCTGCCCGAGATCGTCGATGCAATGCGTGATGACGACCTGCTGATAATGACCGCCGACCACGGCAACGACCCGACCTATCCCGGCTCAGACCACACGCGCGAGTATGTTCCTCTGCTGGTTTTTGGCAAATCGGCCGCTTCCGGCGTCGATCTCGGCACACGGCAGTCGCTGTCGGATATCGGGCAGACGATCGCTGAGAATTTCGGCGTCAGAATTGCCGATGGCGTTAGTTTCCTGAACGAGATTTCATAA
- a CDS encoding AbrB/MazE/SpoVT family DNA-binding domain-containing protein gives MIQHSTKTKVNEGGRIVIPAKMRKALGIEIGKSVTLTLREDSLEITTRANAFKRIEDMMKPHIKPGRSVVDELIKERRVEAAK, from the coding sequence ATGATTCAACACTCGACAAAAACCAAAGTCAACGAGGGCGGCCGGATCGTTATACCTGCAAAGATGCGAAAGGCCCTCGGCATCGAGATCGGCAAGAGCGTCACATTGACTCTGAGAGAGGACTCGTTGGAGATAACGACCCGTGCAAACGCCTTCAAACGTATCGAGGACATGATGAAACCCCACATCAAGCCCGGCCGCTCAGTGGTAGATGAGTTGATCAAAGAGCGACGTGTGGAAGCCGCAAAATGA
- a CDS encoding type II toxin-antitoxin system VapC family toxin, producing the protein MNSLVFDSSAILAIYYDEPGKRKAQELLEEADPIISSVNLCEVYTKLLEDGLDAGAIRESFDALEIKAVDFDAGDALNAAELCRPTKGLGLSLADRACVALAMRNKTAVVTADRTWQKVSGCEIKLIR; encoded by the coding sequence ATGAATAGCCTTGTATTCGACTCATCGGCAATACTCGCGATCTATTACGATGAGCCGGGCAAGCGCAAAGCTCAGGAATTACTCGAAGAAGCCGATCCGATCATCTCATCGGTAAATCTATGTGAGGTATATACCAAGCTGTTGGAAGATGGTCTTGATGCCGGAGCGATCCGCGAATCATTCGATGCGCTTGAGATCAAGGCCGTGGATTTCGATGCGGGCGATGCATTGAACGCGGCTGAATTGTGTCGACCGACGAAAGGCCTCGGCCTATCCCTCGCTGACCGAGCATGCGTCGCCCTCGCGATGCGCAACAAAACCGCGGTGGTCACGGCAGATCGAACCTGGCAAAAGGTCAGCGGCTGCGAGATCAAACTAATACGCTAA
- a CDS encoding VWA domain-containing protein codes for MRSRLLFLLLACSVGLPCAAFAQDPKADDVIKVDTQLVDVPLAVLSPAGVPVRGLKASNFVVYEDGKRQEIADFSSTAEPFEVALLLDTSGSARNDLQLIKRAALTFVRSLRPGDRVAIISYRTERDEQAAFAVSEVLNPLTSERAKLEAAIERVSTSNSTPYYDSLEQVVEKVFGNRPSEEFRGRRALVALTDGVDSSSAADFESAKEMIEASGLITFFIKVDTREFFESNLSGDCETAIRFSSAQIRRYYRSIKAKPGMERAVSFCDLGEFERLAVSKRLYELADTEMADLAKASGGRVFPIGDLSDARAAFKGVADEIGTKYTLAYYPSNTKKDGTYRKLRVDVTGLPKGTVVRAREGYTAPLN; via the coding sequence ATGAGATCACGACTGCTATTTCTGTTGCTCGCTTGCTCTGTCGGACTGCCGTGTGCGGCCTTCGCTCAGGACCCCAAAGCAGATGACGTGATCAAAGTCGACACACAGCTCGTCGACGTTCCGCTGGCCGTGCTGTCACCCGCAGGCGTGCCGGTCCGCGGGCTAAAGGCGTCGAATTTTGTTGTTTACGAGGACGGCAAGCGGCAGGAGATCGCAGATTTCTCATCAACTGCCGAGCCGTTTGAGGTAGCGTTGCTGCTCGACACATCAGGCTCGGCGCGGAATGACCTGCAACTAATAAAGCGGGCTGCGCTCACGTTTGTTCGCTCGCTGCGGCCGGGCGACCGCGTTGCGATCATCTCATACAGGACCGAGCGAGACGAGCAGGCTGCCTTCGCCGTGAGTGAGGTCCTGAATCCGCTGACCTCGGAGCGAGCAAAGCTCGAGGCCGCGATCGAGCGTGTGAGCACCAGCAACAGCACGCCATATTACGACTCGCTCGAACAGGTCGTTGAGAAGGTATTCGGTAATCGACCATCCGAGGAATTCCGCGGCCGCCGCGCGCTCGTTGCATTGACGGATGGCGTTGATTCATCGAGCGCGGCCGATTTTGAGTCGGCGAAGGAGATGATCGAGGCGTCCGGTTTGATAACTTTTTTTATCAAGGTCGATACGCGTGAATTCTTTGAATCAAACCTGTCGGGCGATTGCGAGACGGCGATCCGCTTTTCGAGTGCCCAAATACGCCGATACTACCGCAGCATCAAAGCAAAGCCGGGAATGGAACGCGCTGTGAGCTTTTGCGACCTGGGCGAGTTTGAACGGCTGGCCGTCAGTAAGAGGCTCTATGAACTTGCCGACACGGAGATGGCGGATCTTGCAAAGGCGTCGGGCGGCCGCGTCTTCCCCATAGGCGACCTCAGCGATGCCCGCGCCGCATTTAAGGGCGTCGCAGACGAGATCGGCACAAAATACACGCTTGCATATTATCCGTCGAATACTAAAAAGGACGGGACCTACCGAAAGTTACGCGTCGATGTGACGGGCCTGCCAAAGGGGACCGTCGTTCGAGCCCGTGAGGGATACACCGCGCCGCTCAATTAG